TAAGTACATTGCGATTGGGTTGTGCGGGCTGATCCCGAATGGCCTTCTATTCTTGCTTATGACGGCTGGTTCTATCGCGAATTTGCTCCTGGTGGAAGACGAACCCAAGGTGGCTACATTTATTAAAAAAGGGTTGCAAACGCAGTCGTATACGGTTGAGGTAGCATTGACGGGGGAGGAGGGCAAGCAGCGTTTCAGTGAAATCGCCTTTGATCTGATCATTCTGGACGTGAATCTGCCCGACATCAGCGGTCTTGAACTGGCTGAGTACATCCGCCAGCACAACCGCCGGGTGCCCATTCTGATGCTGACGGCCCTGGACACCACCGCCGACAAACTGCTGGGTTTTGAAGCCGGCGCCGATGATTACCTGGCCAAGCCCTTCGATTTTCTGGAACTGGTGGCCCGAATTAAAGCCTTGCTTCGGCGGGCCGGTACGACAGAAGAAGCGGACCGCATCCTGCGCGTGGCCGACCTGGAACTCAACCTGGATGAGCGCGTAGCCCGGCGGCAGGGGCAGACCATCGAACTGACCGCCCGCGAATACGCCCTGCTGGAATACCTGATGCGAAACGCCGGGCGGGTGGTTTCGCGGGTGGACATCGCCGAGCAGGTGTGGGACATTGGCTTCGATACAGGTACGAATGTGATCGATGTGTACGTCAGCTACCTGCGCGCCAAAATCGATAAGGATTATCCCGTTAAACTGATCCACACCCTGATCGGGATGGGTTATGTACTGAAAGAAAAATGAGCCTTCAGAACCGCCTGACCCTTCTGTCGACCGCCATCGTCTCCGTTTTGCTGGTGTTTTTTTGCCTGTTTCTCTACCTGGTGGCCGAACAATACCGCAAACACGAGTTTCTGACCCGCTTACGGGCGGAAGCAATGACGGCGGGGCATCTGCTGGTAGGCCGGGAGCGCCTGGGTCCGGCTCTTTACAAGTTGATTGACAAAAATCAGTTGACGGTGTTGCCGGATGAAGAAATCATTATTTACAACGCCAAGAATGAATTGATCTACGAAAGCGGCACGGATTACCTTTCCGTAACCCCCGCTACCCTGCAGCGCGTTCGGGAACTGAAAACGACCAGCTGGCAGGAAGGCGACCGCGAAATCGTGGGAATGCTGTTCACCGAAGACGACGCTCCCTTCGTTATTCTTGCTTCGGCGGTCGATGTCTACGGCGTGCGGACCGTTCAGGATTTCGCCCGGCTACTGGCGGGAGGCTGGTTTCTGATGACGGGGATTGTGCTGGTGGCCGGACGGTATTTTATGGGCCGCATTGTGCAACCCATCAGCCGGATCAACCAGCGGATTGATGAAATCACGGCTTCCAATCTGTCGCTGCGGCTGCCCGAGGGCAAAAGTGGTGACGAGCTGACGCAATTGGCGCAGCGGTTCAACCGGATGCTCAACCGGCTGGAAGAAGCCTTTCGGTTGCAGCGGTCGTTTGTGTCGCACGCATCGCACGAACTGCGCACCCCGCTGACGGCCATCACGGGCCAGTTGGAGGTCTCGTTGCTGGCCGATGACGGGCCGGATGAACTGCGCGCTACGCTCCAGTCGGTGCTCGACGATGTGCGGGGGCTCAACCGGATGGCCAACGGGTTGCTGGCGCTGGCCAGCGCCAGTATGGATTCGTCGGCCGTACCGATGGGACCCGTGCAGCTAGACCATCTGCTCGAACAGGTTCGGCTGGAAACACAGCGTCTGCAACCCACGTATACCGTTCATCTCCAGATTGATCCGCTGAACAAGCCGCCTACCGACTGGCAGTTGATGGGCAGCGAGCCACTCCTGCGGACGGCTTTCTTTAACCTGCTGGACAACGGCGGTAAGTTTTCGCCGGATCATACCGTGACCCTGCACCTATCGGCACCGGGAAAGTTGCTGCAACTACGGGTGCACAATGCCGGTTCGGTGATTCCGACCGACCAGTTGGCCGACATTTTCGTGCCCTTTCAGCGGGGCCGCAACGCCAGCGGATTACCGGGCTACGGCATTGGGCTTCCCCTGACCGAGCGCATTGTGCAACTGCACCGGGGCCAGATTTGGGTGGAATCGTCGGCCGAAGCCGGAACGACGTTCGTTGTCACCTTCCCGCGTTAAGCCCTCTCATTCCGTTCTGTTTTAAACTTGCTCTTTTGGCACGTTAAATCCCGCAAAAAGACCGTTGAGGTCGTTTAAAAGAGGTTTTGTGAATTTCTAATCCCGTTCTAATGCGGCTCTAACGCGAGCCTAACACCGGCTTCCGATCTTTGTAGTGTTAACCAGGAGATCAGGTACATACACCTTGAATTATTTCCAGGAGGTTGACCACTAAAAGATAAAATAGCCATGAAAACATACTTTTTTGCTCTTGTATTAATCGGACTTTTCAGTGTAACCGCTTCGGCCCAGGATGACGCAAAACGCCGGAACGATGTGACTTACTCAACGCATAATTACAAACATCCGAATAAAGCGGCTGCAGCCCGGAAATGGGCCAACGAAAAGGGCGGAACCATCAGCGCCACTGGCTTCGACCAGAAGTTGGTGACCAATTACAAACAACCCGTCCCGCGCACGGAAGCCGCTGACGGTCTGATTGTACCGCATACCGCACAGGAAAACCTGGCCGACCGGAATTATAAGGTGCAGCGCGTAAACACGGTAACTCCGGTTACACCGTCTGCCGAAATTGCTAACACTATTCCACACACCTCCCTCCCTGAAAAGAATTAAGGGACTTTCCTCGCCCGGTCGCGTAAGGCTCCGAATGCCGGTCCTTACGCGGTCAAAGGCATTTATTGCAGCGTTGATTAATAACCTGATGCTGGTACCTCCCAAGAGCTTGCCAAGAACATGGGAGTCGGTTTGAAAGCCGAACGCTTCAGCTTGTTTAAAACGGGCTTACTGAAAGATTTGAGAATTACCAAAGATCACACCAGCGCGATTGATGAAGGAATCGGCTCGGACCCGTCTTTGCAGAAATAAGTAGTTGGTTGGAAGAACTGGAAATACCTGAACCCTTTGCCTTCGCGTGAGATGCTGCAATTGCGTCTTCCTATAGCGGGAAGACGCGATTCTTACCTCAAAACCGTCCTGGTTGCTACAACTGGACGGTTTTTTTACGTTCAGACTTTTCGCAGCGGTGTCTGGATACAGAATTCGGAAATCTTTACTGGTTTGGTTGGACCATCAGCGATTTTACCGTC
This Larkinella insperata DNA region includes the following protein-coding sequences:
- a CDS encoding response regulator transcription factor, with translation MTAGSIANLLLVEDEPKVATFIKKGLQTQSYTVEVALTGEEGKQRFSEIAFDLIILDVNLPDISGLELAEYIRQHNRRVPILMLTALDTTADKLLGFEAGADDYLAKPFDFLELVARIKALLRRAGTTEEADRILRVADLELNLDERVARRQGQTIELTAREYALLEYLMRNAGRVVSRVDIAEQVWDIGFDTGTNVIDVYVSYLRAKIDKDYPVKLIHTLIGMGYVLKEK
- a CDS encoding HAMP domain-containing sensor histidine kinase; the protein is MSLQNRLTLLSTAIVSVLLVFFCLFLYLVAEQYRKHEFLTRLRAEAMTAGHLLVGRERLGPALYKLIDKNQLTVLPDEEIIIYNAKNELIYESGTDYLSVTPATLQRVRELKTTSWQEGDREIVGMLFTEDDAPFVILASAVDVYGVRTVQDFARLLAGGWFLMTGIVLVAGRYFMGRIVQPISRINQRIDEITASNLSLRLPEGKSGDELTQLAQRFNRMLNRLEEAFRLQRSFVSHASHELRTPLTAITGQLEVSLLADDGPDELRATLQSVLDDVRGLNRMANGLLALASASMDSSAVPMGPVQLDHLLEQVRLETQRLQPTYTVHLQIDPLNKPPTDWQLMGSEPLLRTAFFNLLDNGGKFSPDHTVTLHLSAPGKLLQLRVHNAGSVIPTDQLADIFVPFQRGRNASGLPGYGIGLPLTERIVQLHRGQIWVESSAEAGTTFVVTFPR